The proteins below are encoded in one region of Coffea arabica cultivar ET-39 chromosome 4c, Coffea Arabica ET-39 HiFi, whole genome shotgun sequence:
- the LOC113738800 gene encoding two-component response regulator ARR10-like isoform X2 has translation MSYGTFATGGCDGYVSVWDGNNKKRLYQSHSTYSTQNTQQAMLKTLRENKDRFDLVIRDVHMPDMDGYKLLELVGLEMDLPVMMLSANSDPKLVIKGVMHGACDFGETCSN, from the exons ATGAG CTATGGTACATTTGCTACTGGGGGTTGTGATGGTTATGTTAGTGTGTGGGATggaaacaacaaaaaaaggCTGTATCAG tCTCATTCAACTTACAGTACTCAAAATACCCAGCAAGCCATGTTGAAGACGTTGAGGGAAAATAAGGACCGATTTGACTTAGTAATTAGGGATGTTCATATGCCTGACATGGATGGCTATAAGCTTTTGGAGCTTGTTGGACTTGAAATGGACCTTCCTGTCATGA TGTTATCAGCAAACAGTGATCCCAAGCTTGTAATAAAAGGGGTCATGCATGGTGCATGTGACTTTGGTGAAACTTGTTCGAATTAA
- the LOC113738800 gene encoding uncharacterized protein isoform X1 translates to MSYGTFATGGCDGYVSVWDGNNKKRLYQSHSTYSTQNTQQAMLKTLRENKDRFDLVIRDVHMPDMDGYKLLELVGLEMDLPVMRKRSLIPRNKASLLMKTRLFREIEMSVTGIRIQVTEIRMGNLIKRGRMKKMRVKMTDMIMKIQQHRSSLTLLFCYWLII, encoded by the exons ATGAG CTATGGTACATTTGCTACTGGGGGTTGTGATGGTTATGTTAGTGTGTGGGATggaaacaacaaaaaaaggCTGTATCAG tCTCATTCAACTTACAGTACTCAAAATACCCAGCAAGCCATGTTGAAGACGTTGAGGGAAAATAAGGACCGATTTGACTTAGTAATTAGGGATGTTCATATGCCTGACATGGATGGCTATAAGCTTTTGGAGCTTGTTGGACTTGAAATGGACCTTCCTGTCATGA GAAAAAGAAGTTTGATACCAAGAAACAAGGCAAGTCTACTTATGAAGACAAGGCTGTTCAGGGAAATAGAGATGTCTGTCACGGGCATCAGAATACAGGTAACAGAGATCAGAATGGGAAACTTAATAAAAAGAGGAAGGATGAAGAAGATGAGAGTGAAGATGACGGACATGATCATGAAGATCCAGCAACACAGATCTAGCCTaactttgttattttgttactg GTTGATAATATGA
- the LOC140005046 gene encoding protein ASPARTIC PROTEASE IN GUARD CELL 1-like encodes MAREGQRPFPSVNIFIILSFFSLTLSPFSPQVVSASVFKRLQLFSTEKTQPSSTSSVLSLSLHPHSSIIKPPYDNYSDLECTSLGTNQNCKADPCTYEASYGDNSSTTGEFATETVSFRGSGSADKVAIGCGHANQGGFGGAAGILGLGGTPVGFPSQIRATSFSYCLVDMDSNSSSSLEFNSAPPGDSVFVPLIINPIIQVYYYVELTGVTINGEKVSIPPSDYQIDQDGGGGIIIDSGTTITEFPTQVYNSFRDTFVKYARALPPMSGFDDGLVKFDTCYDLSSEHKDGYPTMSFEFHGGKTLSLRPANYLVRVDTRGKHCLAFTGTTERVSIIGNIQQQGMRVTYDLTNKLIGFSPNQC; translated from the exons ATGGCTCGAGAAGGTCAAAGGCCATTTCCTTCCGTTAACATCTTCATCATCCTCTCCTTCTTCTCCTTAACCCTCAGTCCTTTTTCACCTCAAGTTGTCTCTGCTTCAGTTTTCAAGAGGCTTCAACTCTTCTCAACAGAAAAAACTCAGCCTAGCTCAACCTCCTCCGTCTTGTCACTCTCCCTACATCCTCATTCCTCCATCATAAAGCCGCCATACGACAACTACTCCGACCTC GAGTGTACCTCCCTGGGCACGAACCAAAATTGCAAAGCCGACCCGTGTACGTATGAAGCGTCCTACGGAGATAACTCCAGTACTACGGGAGAATTCGCCACCGAAACGGTGTCGTTTCGAGGTTCGGGTTCGGCTGATAAGGTAGCCATCGGGTGCGGGCATGCGAATCAGGGCGGGTTTGGTGGGGCAGCTGGGATACTTGGCCTTGGGGGCACCCCTGTAGGCTTTCCTTCTCAAATTAGAGCCACGTCGTTCTCCTACTGCCTTGTGGATATGGACTCGAACTCGTCCTCGAGTCTTGAGTTTAACTCAGCTCCACCCGGGGACTCAGTCTTCGTTCCCTTGATAATTAACCCAATAATTCAGGTTTATTATTACGTGGAACTCACGGGGGTCACTATTAATGGAGAAAAAGTATCCATTCCGCCATCAGATTATCAAATAGACCAAGATGGAGGTGGGGGAATCATAATTGACTCGGGCACCACGATAACTGAGTTCCCAACTCAGGTTTATAACTCGTTCCGCGATACGTTTGTTAAGTACGCTCGAGCCTTGCCTCCCATGAGTGGGTTCGACGATGGTCTTGTTAAATTTGACACTTGCTATGATCTATCATCTGAGCACAAAGATGGCTATCCAACGATGTCGTTTGAATTCCACGGGGGCAAAACGCTGTCGCTGAGGCCTGCAAATTATTTGGTTCGTGTTGATACCAGAGGCAAGCATTGTTTGGCTTTTACCGGCACTACGGAACGCGTGTCAATAATTGGGAACATACAGCAGCAAGGGATGCGGGTCACTTACGACCTTACCAATAAGTTGATTGGTTTTAGTCCGAATCAATGTTAA